A window of the Ignisphaera sp. genome harbors these coding sequences:
- the pyrC gene encoding dihydroorotase — protein sequence MERLIIAKTYEDGYLKEIMVLVNKGIVERRFNYIDKNLCRDYECIDLRAKGILLPGFIDIHVHLRGLKLSYKEDEESGTKAASRGGFTAVVDMPNTLPRIDNKQALQEKIEALKLKSRVDFGIYVSPAKDYREMYDMLYEEGVVGVKFFPQDLHLFPKILNITSSRDLNRIVIVHAEHPYMVNDCEAGSRWMCRPIESELSALDIVHMHVKENMKIHITHITNVLTLSLAKRYKFTTDTCPHYLYLDSSHEKEMGCIAKVNPPLRTPSTRYSLLKLLKAFDAVSSDHAPHSFDEKLLDFSMCPSGIASLELTASLILNLVNLGAIDLDDVVKLLSRGPSKILGLKRWGCTYTGCVASYTVVDMNKEFCVDPETFYSKSRFSPYKKNVLKGVATATIVRGGIVYIDEGYEEKIKPEPLTKFMVN from the coding sequence AAGAGATAATGGTGTTAGTTAATAAAGGTATTGTTGAAAGAAGATTTAACTATATCGACAAGAATCTATGTAGAGATTATGAATGTATAGATCTTCGTGCTAAAGGCATACTTCTCCCAGGGTTCATAGATATCCACGTACATTTACGTGGACTTAAACTTAGTTATAAAGAAGATGAAGAAAGCGGTACGAAGGCTGCTTCTAGAGGTGGTTTTACAGCTGTTGTAGATATGCCTAACACTTTACCACGAATAGATAACAAACAAGCTCTTCAAGAAAAAATAGAAGCACTTAAGCTAAAGAGTAGAGTTGATTTTGGAATCTATGTATCTCCAGCAAAAGACTATAGGGAAATGTATGACATGTTGTATGAAGAAGGTGTTGTAGGTGTAAAATTCTTTCCTCAAGATCTTCACCTATTCCCCAAGATCCTCAATATTACTAGTTCCAGAGATCTAAATAGAATAGTGATTGTTCATGCAGAACATCCATATATGGTGAATGATTGTGAAGCTGGTTCTAGATGGATGTGTAGACCTATTGAAAGCGAGCTTTCAGCTCTAGATATTGTTCACATGCATGTTAAAGAAAATATGAAGATCCATATCACACATATAACAAATGTTCTAACACTATCTTTAGCAAAAAGATATAAATTCACTACAGATACTTGTCCACACTATCTCTACTTAGATTCTTCTCACGAGAAGGAAATGGGCTGTATAGCTAAAGTAAATCCTCCTCTTAGAACTCCTTCAACAAGATACTCATTATTGAAACTACTGAAAGCATTTGATGCAGTTTCCTCTGATCATGCGCCTCACAGTTTCGATGAGAAACTTCTTGATTTCTCGATGTGTCCATCAGGTATAGCTTCTCTAGAATTGACTGCTTCCTTAATCCTAAACTTAGTAAATTTAGGTGCTATAGATCTAGATGACGTTGTAAAGCTCTTATCTCGAGGTCCCTCCAAAATACTTGGGCTTAAGAGATGGGGATGTACGTATACTGGTTGTGTAGCTAGTTATACTGTAGTGGATATGAATAAAGAATTTTGTGTCGATCCTGAAACATTTTATTCGAAATCTAGATTTTCGCCCTACAAAAAGAATGTATTAAAGGGTGTAGCTACAGCAACTATAGTCAGAGGCGGTATTGTTTATATCGATGAAGGATATGAAGAGAAAATCAAACCTGAACCTTTAACAAAGTTTATGGTGAATTGA
- the pyrD gene encoding dihydroorotate dehydrogenase PyrD — protein sequence MLETVVATISLRHPVMNASGILGTHREHISRLVSYGLAAVVTKTIIPEPREGYSPPIIVELPTGGLINAVGLENPGKNIIRELVEEAKKYGTPIIVSIGGRNEDEFIEAAVEADMNKADAVELNLSCPHTKGYGVEIGVDPKNVYSVVRAVVSTIKIPVVAKLGLSDRVVESAEKALEAGAKGLTLINTIKAIYIDVYSLKPVLTNIYGGLSGTPIHPIAVRIVYDVYKETKADIIGCGGVVNWQTAAEMILAGAKAIQVGTALMRDPKRIVEDIVKGLSEWLETIGMKEISQAVGLAHKV from the coding sequence ATGCTAGAAACAGTTGTAGCCACAATAAGTCTTAGACATCCTGTAATGAATGCTAGTGGTATACTTGGAACACATAGAGAACATATATCAAGACTTGTAAGTTATGGATTAGCTGCTGTAGTTACAAAGACCATAATCCCAGAACCTAGGGAAGGTTATAGTCCACCAATAATAGTTGAGCTACCTACAGGTGGATTAATTAATGCTGTAGGTCTAGAGAATCCTGGTAAAAATATTATTAGAGAGCTTGTAGAGGAAGCTAAAAAATATGGCACACCTATTATAGTTAGTATTGGTGGTAGAAATGAAGATGAATTCATTGAGGCTGCTGTAGAGGCGGATATGAATAAAGCTGATGCTGTAGAGCTTAACTTAAGTTGTCCTCATACCAAAGGGTATGGCGTCGAGATAGGGGTAGATCCTAAGAATGTGTACTCAGTAGTTAGAGCAGTTGTTTCAACAATAAAGATACCTGTTGTAGCTAAACTAGGGTTAAGCGATAGAGTAGTTGAATCAGCAGAAAAAGCATTAGAGGCAGGAGCCAAAGGTTTAACGCTCATAAACACAATAAAGGCTATATATATAGATGTATATTCTTTAAAGCCTGTATTAACGAATATCTATGGAGGTCTTTCTGGTACCCCAATACATCCTATAGCTGTCAGAATTGTCTATGATGTGTATAAAGAAACTAAAGCCGATATAATAGGATGTGGAGGGGTAGTAAACTGGCAAACAGCAGCAGAAATGATTCTAGCTGGAGCAAAAGCTATTCAAGTAGGAACAGCATTAATGCGTGATCCAAAGAGAATTGTAGAAGATATAGTTAAAGGATTGAGTGAATGGCTAGAAACAATAGGAATGAAAGAAATTTCACAAGCAGTTGGTCTCGCTCATAAGGTGTAA
- a CDS encoding DNA-directed RNA polymerase subunit H — protein MVARRRGSSINVKILEHELVPRHEVVSLEEGLEVLKRYGIRPEQLPWIRSRDPVARAIGAKPGDIVKIVRKSPTGGEVVVYRYVVP, from the coding sequence ATGGTCGCTAGAAGGAGGGGTTCCTCAATAAACGTAAAGATACTAGAGCATGAGCTTGTGCCTCGTCATGAAGTTGTATCACTTGAAGAAGGACTTGAGGTTCTGAAGAGATACGGTATAAGGCCGGAGCAGCTACCATGGATAAGGTCTAGAGACCCTGTAGCTAGAGCTATTGGTGCTAAACCTGGAGATATCGTTAAGATCGTTAGGAAAAGTCCTACTGGTGGAGAGGTAGTTGTTTATAGATATGTAGTTCCTTAA
- a CDS encoding DNA-directed RNA polymerase subunit B codes for MSSINIVDRENVYASLGPMPKAHTKSEILSPDDRWAIMELYIREKGLTKHHIESYNSFITDLLKKIILEEPVIETSIPGYKVLIKGLRLGDPQVREIDGSINKNITPMECRHRDLTYAVPLYVTFVPYENDIPESPVEIMIGEIPLMVKSVKDPLSKMDPEELVKIGEDPRDPGGYFIIDGTERIIVAQEDLASNRVIVDYGQEGLNITHTAKVVSSTIGYRIPIILDRHKDGTLHVSFPAVPGKIPFVVLMRALGLERDIDIALAVSPDPEIQKELFPSFIQAGEIATVDDALDYIGSRIAIGQARENRIERAKYVIDRYLLPHLGVSSESRTKKALFLGQMVCKLLELVLGRRPPDDKDHYANKRVKLAGDMLALLFRVAFKAFLRDLRYQIERAKARERKINLALYIRSDIITERIKHAMATGTWIGGRTGVTQIIDRTNWLSSMSHMRRAISPLSRSQPHFEARDLHGTQFGRMCPFETPEGPNCGLVKNLALSATITVGVDEKVVEVTLYQLGVVPLIEIFNKLRDNELSYEVISSWSKVYLNGTLIGYHPNGLELTEKVREMRRRGEIHYEVGVAHYKTKFIDEVYVNCDSGRIVRPLFIVKNGKLVISKDIIEKVKRGMMSFEHLLKNGYVELLDTEEEENALIAINPEDIAKEHTHVEIWPPAVMGTTSSTIPYAEHNQSPRNTYQSAMAKQALGLYMSNFMLRVDTRAHLLHYPQMPLVQTRALSVIGYNDRPAGQNFVVAVMSYTGYNMEDAVIMNKSSVDRGLARSNFFRLYATEELRYAGGQEDRIEIPDTKVLGYRGKEVYSKLEEDGIVKVEVEVRGGEVLIGKTSPPRFIEEYKGYGILAQRRKDSSIPVRHGEIGWVDAVFVTVTRDGNRLVKVRARDLRIPEVGDKFASRHGQKGVIGALIPQYDMPYTSDGITPDLIINPHALPSRMTLGQLMESIGGKVAALRGRFTDGTPFFEENIEDLKKQLLVLGYPMDGTEPMYDGRTGELIGSPIFIGIVYYQKLHHMVADKMHARSKGPVQLLTRQPTEGRAREGGLRLGEMERDAIIGHGASALLKERLLESSDKTVVYVCDQCGFIGWYNKKKEMYECPIHKDKGTLHPVVIPYAFKLLIQEMMGMGIKPRLVLSDKHEPYIGS; via the coding sequence ATGAGCTCTATAAATATTGTCGATAGAGAGAATGTATATGCATCACTAGGTCCTATGCCTAAAGCACATACAAAATCAGAGATCTTATCACCTGATGACCGCTGGGCTATAATGGAGTTATATATCAGAGAGAAGGGATTGACCAAACATCATATAGAGTCCTATAACTCCTTTATTACTGATCTTCTAAAAAAGATAATACTCGAAGAACCCGTTATCGAGACATCGATACCTGGTTACAAGGTCTTAATAAAAGGTCTTAGACTTGGTGATCCACAGGTAAGAGAGATAGATGGAAGTATAAATAAGAACATAACCCCTATGGAATGTCGTCATAGAGATTTAACTTATGCAGTTCCTCTCTATGTGACATTTGTTCCCTATGAAAATGATATACCAGAGAGCCCTGTAGAGATAATGATTGGAGAAATACCCCTTATGGTTAAATCTGTTAAAGATCCTCTATCTAAAATGGATCCAGAAGAACTTGTAAAGATAGGTGAAGATCCTAGAGATCCAGGAGGTTACTTCATTATAGATGGAACAGAACGTATAATAGTAGCACAGGAAGATCTAGCCTCCAATAGAGTTATCGTTGATTATGGTCAAGAAGGGTTAAACATAACCCATACAGCTAAAGTCGTTTCTTCAACTATAGGTTATAGAATACCGATTATACTTGATAGACATAAAGATGGAACACTACATGTATCGTTTCCAGCGGTTCCCGGCAAAATACCTTTTGTTGTACTGATGAGAGCGCTAGGTTTAGAGAGAGATATAGATATAGCTCTAGCTGTATCACCTGATCCAGAGATACAGAAAGAGCTTTTTCCATCCTTTATACAGGCAGGCGAAATAGCTACGGTAGACGATGCTTTGGACTATATAGGGTCTAGGATAGCTATAGGTCAAGCTCGTGAAAATAGGATAGAGAGGGCTAAATACGTTATAGACAGATATCTTCTTCCTCATTTAGGTGTTTCATCTGAGTCTAGAACTAAGAAAGCGTTATTCTTAGGTCAAATGGTGTGTAAACTTCTAGAGCTTGTCTTAGGACGTAGACCTCCGGATGATAAAGATCACTATGCGAATAAGAGGGTAAAACTCGCTGGAGATATGTTGGCATTACTGTTCCGAGTAGCGTTTAAGGCCTTTCTTAGAGACTTAAGGTATCAAATAGAACGTGCAAAAGCTAGAGAAAGAAAGATAAACCTTGCTCTCTACATAAGAAGCGATATTATAACTGAAAGGATAAAACATGCAATGGCTACAGGAACGTGGATAGGTGGCAGGACAGGTGTTACACAGATAATAGATAGAACCAACTGGCTTTCATCTATGAGCCACATGAGACGCGCTATCTCGCCATTAAGCAGAAGCCAGCCCCACTTTGAAGCGAGAGACCTCCATGGAACACAATTTGGAAGAATGTGCCCCTTTGAAACACCAGAAGGACCTAACTGTGGTCTCGTCAAGAATCTAGCTCTTTCTGCAACAATAACTGTTGGTGTAGATGAAAAAGTAGTAGAAGTTACGCTCTATCAGCTTGGCGTAGTACCGCTAATCGAGATATTCAATAAACTTAGAGATAATGAGTTAAGCTATGAGGTAATATCTTCATGGAGCAAGGTGTATCTGAACGGTACACTAATAGGTTATCATCCTAATGGATTAGAACTAACTGAAAAGGTCAGGGAGATGAGGAGAAGAGGAGAGATACACTATGAAGTAGGTGTGGCGCACTACAAGACAAAGTTTATAGATGAAGTCTATGTAAATTGTGACTCCGGAAGAATTGTCAGACCGTTATTCATTGTCAAGAACGGTAAATTAGTGATATCTAAAGACATTATAGAGAAGGTTAAGAGGGGAATGATGTCTTTTGAGCACCTTCTAAAGAATGGTTATGTAGAGCTTCTGGATACGGAAGAAGAGGAAAACGCGTTAATAGCCATAAATCCAGAAGATATAGCCAAGGAACATACACATGTAGAAATATGGCCGCCAGCAGTAATGGGTACAACGTCTTCAACTATACCGTATGCTGAACACAACCAGTCACCAAGAAATACATATCAATCTGCTATGGCTAAACAAGCGCTCGGCCTCTATATGTCTAACTTCATGCTTAGGGTTGATACTAGAGCACACTTACTACATTATCCACAGATGCCTCTTGTTCAAACACGTGCACTATCAGTAATAGGATACAATGATAGGCCTGCTGGTCAAAACTTCGTTGTTGCTGTTATGAGCTACACAGGATATAATATGGAGGATGCAGTTATAATGAATAAATCGTCTGTTGATAGAGGTCTGGCTAGATCGAACTTCTTTAGGCTGTATGCTACAGAAGAATTGAGATATGCTGGAGGACAAGAGGATAGAATAGAGATACCTGACACTAAGGTTTTAGGGTATAGAGGTAAGGAGGTTTATTCAAAGCTTGAAGAAGATGGCATTGTTAAAGTTGAGGTCGAAGTTAGAGGTGGTGAAGTACTTATAGGTAAGACAAGTCCGCCTAGATTTATAGAGGAATACAAAGGATATGGAATACTGGCACAAAGAAGAAAAGACTCATCTATTCCTGTTAGACATGGAGAAATAGGGTGGGTTGATGCAGTATTCGTAACAGTTACCCGTGATGGAAATAGACTCGTTAAAGTGAGAGCGAGAGACTTAAGGATACCTGAAGTAGGTGATAAGTTCGCTTCTAGACATGGACAAAAAGGTGTTATAGGAGCATTAATACCTCAGTATGATATGCCTTACACATCTGACGGCATAACACCGGATCTGATAATAAATCCACATGCACTTCCATCAAGAATGACTCTGGGTCAATTAATGGAGAGCATAGGTGGTAAGGTAGCAGCTCTCAGAGGTAGATTTACTGATGGAACACCATTCTTTGAAGAGAACATAGAGGATCTAAAGAAACAATTACTAGTATTAGGCTATCCTATGGATGGTACGGAGCCTATGTATGATGGAAGGACAGGCGAACTTATAGGATCGCCAATATTCATAGGTATAGTCTATTATCAGAAGCTGCACCACATGGTTGCCGACAAAATGCACGCTAGATCCAAGGGACCTGTACAACTTCTAACGAGACAGCCTACGGAAGGTAGAGCTAGAGAGGGAGGGCTAAGGCTTGGGGAAATGGAGCGTGATGCCATAATAGGCCATGGGGCTTCAGCCTTACTAAAGGAGAGATTATTGGAAAGTTCTGACAAAACTGTTGTTTATGTTTGCGATCAATGTGGGTTTATCGGTTGGTATAATAAGAAAAAAGAAATGTATGAATGCCCTATACATAAAGATAAGGGAACTCTTCACCCAGTAGTAATTCCATACGCTTTCAAGTTATTGATACAGGAGATGATGGGTATGGGCATAAAACCAAGACTCGTACTTTCGGATAAACATGAACCATACATAGGAAGCTAA
- a CDS encoding DNA-directed RNA polymerase subunit A': MTLDEEKIITAIKFGILSPEEIRKMSVVEIKSSETYDEDGLPVSGSVMDPHLGAIDPGHICPVCGNSIKICPGHFGHIELALPVINVLYVKHIHDLLKATCVNCGRIKIPPNELEKYFRYYKKLKERHPYLAKRFSEFIKKKTIKTTVCPHCGHTQPKIKLEKPTTFEEQYEEAKGSTRLNPLVIRSRLERIPNEDLELLGYDPQESRPEWMVLTALPVPPTPIRPSILIETGIRSEDDLTHKLVDIVRTNERLREHIASGAPQIIIDDLWELLQYHVTTYLDNEVPGLPPAKHRSGRPLKTLSQRLKGKEGRFRGNLSGKRVDYSARTVISPDPYISVNEVGVPIDIAMKLTVPERVTEWNLEELRKCVINGPNKWPGANYVVTPDGRRIDLRYVKDRKSLAESLSPGYIVERHVRDGDIALFNRQPSLHRMSIMGHIIKVLPGRTFRLHLSVCPPYNADFDGDEMNLHVPQTEEARAEARELLKVQNNILTPRYGGVIIGALQDYISGAYLLTVKTTLLSREEIMDLLSSAGIVKEFPEPAILSPKELWTGKQIISMFLPNDFNFHGRANISAGHLKCEDVECFWDSYVVVRKGKLLLGVLDKKSIGAEQQDSLYYFLVKEYGLDFAAKFIDHVFRIFIRILEKKGFTLRLDDVAIPDKAREEINDMISDAFRKVSKFVEQYVKGELEIVPGRTSEESLEIKILEVLAEARDKAGEVAVKYLDPFNYAFIMARTGARGNVLNLTQMAATLGQMTVRGERIWRGYMGRALSHFGRDDIGPLARGYVVNSFYSGLSPLEMFIHAAGGREGLVDTAVRTSQSGYMQRRLINALMDLYVEYDYTVRDSWGSIVQFVYGEDRADPSKAPHGMSVNVERIVEKVIEWKA, from the coding sequence ATGACACTAGACGAAGAAAAGATAATAACAGCCATTAAGTTCGGCATACTGTCTCCAGAAGAAATCAGGAAAATGTCTGTTGTCGAGATAAAATCTTCAGAAACGTATGATGAAGATGGGTTACCAGTTTCAGGTTCTGTTATGGATCCCCATCTAGGTGCAATTGATCCTGGCCATATATGTCCTGTATGCGGTAACAGTATAAAGATATGTCCAGGTCACTTTGGTCATATAGAGCTTGCTTTACCGGTTATAAATGTTCTCTATGTCAAACATATTCATGATTTGCTTAAAGCTACTTGCGTTAACTGTGGACGAATCAAGATACCTCCAAACGAGCTGGAGAAATACTTTAGGTATTACAAGAAACTCAAAGAAAGACATCCCTATCTGGCTAAGAGATTTTCTGAGTTCATCAAGAAGAAAACCATAAAAACTACTGTATGTCCTCATTGTGGACATACACAACCAAAGATAAAGCTTGAGAAGCCTACAACATTTGAGGAGCAATACGAAGAAGCTAAAGGTTCGACGCGATTGAATCCGCTGGTGATTAGGTCTAGACTCGAGAGGATACCTAACGAAGACCTGGAGCTTCTTGGCTATGATCCACAAGAATCTCGACCAGAGTGGATGGTTCTAACAGCTTTACCTGTTCCACCAACACCTATAAGACCTTCTATACTCATAGAAACTGGTATAAGGTCTGAAGATGACTTAACACATAAACTTGTCGATATTGTTAGAACTAATGAGAGACTTAGGGAACATATAGCTTCAGGAGCCCCACAGATAATAATAGATGATCTTTGGGAGCTTCTGCAGTACCATGTAACGACATATCTAGATAATGAAGTTCCAGGACTACCGCCAGCTAAGCATAGATCTGGTAGACCTTTGAAAACACTTTCCCAGAGATTGAAAGGTAAAGAAGGTAGATTCAGGGGCAATCTCTCTGGAAAACGTGTTGATTATTCAGCTAGAACAGTGATAAGCCCCGATCCATACATTAGTGTGAACGAGGTTGGGGTACCAATAGATATAGCGATGAAGTTAACTGTACCAGAGAGGGTTACAGAATGGAACTTGGAGGAGCTAAGGAAATGTGTAATAAATGGACCGAATAAATGGCCTGGCGCAAACTATGTAGTTACACCCGATGGTAGAAGAATAGATCTCAGATACGTTAAAGATAGAAAAAGTCTAGCAGAATCTCTTTCACCAGGATACATCGTTGAGAGACATGTAAGGGATGGAGATATAGCTTTATTCAATAGACAACCATCTCTACATAGAATGTCTATTATGGGCCACATAATAAAAGTTCTACCGGGAAGAACATTCAGATTACATCTATCTGTTTGTCCACCGTATAATGCGGATTTCGATGGAGATGAAATGAATCTACATGTACCGCAGACAGAAGAAGCAAGAGCAGAAGCTAGAGAACTCCTCAAGGTACAAAACAACATACTCACACCAAGATATGGAGGTGTAATTATAGGGGCTCTACAAGACTACATAAGTGGTGCATATCTGCTTACGGTAAAAACAACGTTATTGAGTAGAGAAGAGATCATGGATCTTCTATCAAGTGCCGGTATTGTTAAGGAATTCCCAGAACCTGCAATACTATCACCAAAAGAACTATGGACAGGTAAACAGATCATAAGTATGTTCTTACCAAATGACTTCAATTTCCATGGTAGAGCTAATATTTCGGCAGGTCATCTAAAGTGTGAAGATGTTGAATGTTTCTGGGACTCCTATGTCGTTGTTAGAAAGGGTAAACTCCTTCTCGGTGTACTAGATAAGAAGAGCATAGGTGCTGAACAGCAAGATAGTCTGTACTATTTTCTTGTAAAAGAGTATGGTCTTGATTTTGCCGCGAAATTCATAGACCATGTATTTAGGATATTCATACGTATCTTAGAGAAGAAAGGGTTTACGCTGAGACTTGATGATGTTGCTATACCTGATAAAGCGAGAGAAGAAATAAACGATATGATATCCGATGCATTTAGGAAGGTCAGTAAGTTTGTTGAACAGTATGTAAAGGGAGAACTAGAGATAGTGCCTGGAAGAACTTCTGAAGAAAGTTTAGAGATAAAGATTCTTGAAGTATTGGCTGAAGCCAGAGATAAAGCAGGTGAGGTTGCAGTAAAATATTTAGATCCATTCAATTATGCATTCATAATGGCTAGAACAGGTGCTAGAGGAAATGTACTTAATTTGACTCAGATGGCTGCAACATTGGGTCAAATGACGGTGCGAGGAGAAAGAATATGGAGAGGATACATGGGTAGAGCTCTATCGCATTTTGGTAGAGATGACATAGGACCGCTTGCTAGAGGATATGTTGTGAACAGCTTCTATAGCGGTCTTTCACCTCTTGAGATGTTTATTCATGCAGCAGGTGGTAGAGAAGGTTTAGTTGATACAGCTGTAAGAACATCTCAAAGCGGTTATATGCAGCGTAGGCTTATAAACGCTCTTATGGATCTCTATGTCGAATATGATTATACAGTTAGAGATTCTTGGGGCTCAATAGTGCAGTTTGTCTATGGTGAAGATAGGGCAGATCCATCGAAAGCACCTCATGGAATGTCTGTAAATGTAGAAAGGATTGTTGAGAAGGTGATAGAATGGAAAGCGTAG
- the rpoA2 gene encoding DNA-directed RNA polymerase subunit A'', translating into MESVENPAEIMHIKEIVEKRLANKAPKKTIDEMVSYLTRYRLTEDEVNQILDRLEEELNDNAIEPGEPVGIVAAQSIGEPSTQMTLRTFHYAGVRELNVTLGLPRLIELVDAKKVPSTPLTYVYLEEPYRYDRDKAIELARRIELTKLINVASKIDIDLATNTAIVSLDPEMLNDKGLDIDEVTQALKKHIKRAEILVSNENPYDIVIRFEEPINPLKVEKIRDRILNVKLKGIKNINKVIIQKRGNEYVLVCEGSNMKELMSTEGIDYRRIRTNNIKEVEEVFGVEAARSLLIEEIANVLEEQGLEVDIRHIMLLADMMTRTGTIRQIGRHGVAGTKESVLARASFEITVKQLVDAAVHGDTDDLEGVAENVIVGNYAPVGTARIKLVYNPNIKI; encoded by the coding sequence ATGGAAAGCGTAGAAAACCCTGCAGAGATCATGCACATTAAGGAGATTGTAGAGAAAAGATTGGCGAATAAAGCTCCGAAGAAAACCATAGATGAGATGGTGTCGTATTTAACTAGATACAGATTGACAGAAGATGAGGTTAACCAAATACTCGATAGATTAGAGGAAGAGCTTAACGATAACGCCATAGAGCCCGGGGAACCTGTAGGTATAGTAGCAGCACAAAGCATTGGTGAACCAAGTACGCAAATGACTCTAAGAACATTTCACTATGCAGGTGTGAGAGAACTTAACGTTACTCTAGGTCTGCCTAGACTAATAGAATTAGTAGATGCTAAAAAAGTTCCTTCAACGCCACTAACTTATGTTTATCTAGAGGAACCTTATAGATATGATAGAGATAAAGCTATAGAGTTAGCTAGAAGAATCGAACTAACGAAGCTCATCAATGTTGCATCAAAGATAGACATAGACTTGGCCACAAATACAGCGATAGTTAGCTTAGATCCTGAGATGCTAAATGATAAAGGATTAGATATAGATGAAGTGACTCAAGCCTTGAAGAAACATATTAAGAGGGCTGAGATTTTGGTAAGCAATGAAAATCCCTATGATATAGTGATACGGTTCGAGGAGCCCATCAATCCCTTGAAGGTTGAAAAAATAAGGGATAGAATATTGAATGTGAAGCTGAAAGGTATAAAGAACATAAATAAGGTTATAATCCAGAAAAGAGGAAATGAATATGTATTGGTTTGTGAAGGTAGCAACATGAAGGAACTTATGAGTACTGAAGGAATAGATTATCGTAGAATAAGAACAAATAATATTAAGGAGGTTGAAGAGGTGTTCGGGGTAGAGGCGGCAAGATCGTTACTTATTGAGGAAATAGCGAATGTTCTAGAGGAGCAGGGTCTAGAGGTAGATATAAGACATATAATGCTTTTAGCAGATATGATGACGAGAACAGGCACCATTAGGCAGATAGGTAGACATGGTGTAGCAGGTACTAAAGAGAGTGTTCTTGCTAGAGCATCATTCGAGATTACCGTTAAACAACTTGTGGATGCGGCAGTACATGGTGATACCGATGATTTAGAGGGAGTAGCAGAAAACGTTATAGTCGGGAATTATGCACCTGTTGGAACAGCTAGAATAAAACTTGTTTATAATCCAAATATAAAGATATGA
- a CDS encoding 50S ribosomal protein L30e produces MDNVIKFVVRTGKIVIGFKKTLKLIKLGKVRYVVITSNTPEDIRSDIVHYASLSSVNIISFTGTNKELGSVIGKPFAVSVLGIIDTGQVPPEMLNNLSDVGG; encoded by the coding sequence ATAGATAACGTAATAAAATTCGTGGTGAGAACAGGGAAGATAGTCATAGGCTTCAAAAAAACATTAAAACTGATAAAGCTTGGAAAAGTAAGATACGTAGTAATAACCTCAAACACACCAGAAGATATAAGATCTGATATAGTGCACTATGCATCACTATCAAGTGTTAACATCATATCGTTTACAGGTACCAATAAAGAACTAGGTAGTGTTATAGGAAAACCATTTGCTGTATCAGTTTTAGGAATAATTGATACAGGTCAAGTACCACCAGAAATGCTCAATAATCTATCGGATGTAGGTGGGTGA
- a CDS encoding NusA-like transcription termination signal-binding factor translates to MVQKATDVKPKMDVKLTMDELRYISLFQDITGVTPKDCIVSEDLNLVVFVVDSDKLGQAIGRRGGNVKYVSKVIGRDIEVVGWAEDLKDFVKNIFMPARVYRVQLIDGRDKKVLYVYVDPKDKGLAIGKNGRNVTKARVLLNRYFAIGNVVIM, encoded by the coding sequence ATGGTGCAGAAAGCAACAGATGTGAAACCAAAAATGGATGTAAAGCTAACAATGGATGAATTAAGATATATTTCACTATTTCAAGATATAACAGGAGTTACACCGAAAGACTGTATAGTAAGTGAGGATCTGAATCTAGTGGTATTTGTTGTAGATAGCGATAAACTTGGGCAAGCCATAGGTAGGAGAGGTGGTAATGTCAAGTATGTCAGTAAGGTTATAGGAAGAGACATAGAGGTAGTTGGATGGGCAGAGGATCTAAAGGATTTCGTTAAAAATATCTTCATGCCAGCTAGAGTTTACAGAGTTCAGCTCATAGATGGAAGAGATAAGAAGGTGTTGTACGTGTATGTTGATCCGAAAGATAAAGGATTGGCTATAGGTAAAAACGGTAGAAATGTAACTAAAGCACGAGTATTACTTAATCGTTACTTCGCTATAGGCAATGTAGTGATAATGTGA